The Prosthecobacter sp. SYSU 5D2 genome has a window encoding:
- a CDS encoding M42 family metallopeptidase: protein MNATSKNFLFDLLSTPSPTGFEVRGQRKWAAYAGKFADRVESDAYGTAWATLEGKGKAPKKIMFEAHADEIGYMVKYISKEGFISVDRVGGSDVATARGRRVDILGDKGTVRGIIGNIAIHIREDRDNEKAPKVHELWIDIGASSAGEVSDAGIRVGHPAVYADAVEELGAHRLVGRALDNRVGGFIIAEVIARLSQRKTRLPSTVIALNAVQEEIGGHGAKMAAYRLMPDVAIVLDVTHATDTPSVDVKKHGEVKLGDGPTLTHGGANHVEVVKRLISVAEEKKMLIQHESSSRFTGTDTDVIFNQQHGIPSALVSLPLRYMHSVVEMADLRDVEQVIELLVAFAESVTAKDEFSVKL from the coding sequence ATGAACGCGACATCCAAAAACTTCCTCTTTGACCTTCTCTCCACCCCCAGCCCGACGGGTTTCGAAGTGCGGGGCCAGCGCAAATGGGCGGCGTATGCGGGCAAATTTGCCGACCGGGTGGAAAGCGATGCCTATGGTACGGCCTGGGCGACTCTGGAGGGGAAAGGCAAGGCTCCGAAGAAAATCATGTTTGAAGCCCATGCGGATGAGATCGGCTACATGGTGAAGTACATTTCCAAAGAAGGTTTCATCAGTGTGGATCGCGTGGGCGGCAGTGATGTGGCCACCGCCCGTGGCCGCCGGGTGGACATCCTGGGGGACAAGGGGACGGTACGTGGCATCATCGGCAATATCGCCATCCACATCCGTGAGGACCGCGACAATGAAAAGGCCCCGAAGGTGCATGAGCTGTGGATTGACATCGGCGCAAGCAGCGCCGGGGAAGTGAGCGATGCGGGCATCCGCGTGGGACACCCTGCCGTGTATGCGGATGCGGTGGAGGAGCTGGGGGCGCATCGCCTGGTGGGCCGTGCGCTGGACAACCGTGTGGGCGGTTTCATCATTGCGGAGGTCATTGCCCGGCTGAGCCAGCGCAAGACGCGCCTGCCCTCCACCGTCATTGCACTGAATGCCGTGCAGGAGGAGATCGGCGGGCATGGAGCGAAGATGGCGGCCTACCGGCTGATGCCGGATGTGGCCATCGTCCTGGATGTCACCCACGCCACGGACACACCAAGCGTGGACGTAAAAAAACATGGCGAGGTGAAGCTGGGCGACGGGCCGACGCTAACCCATGGGGGAGCCAATCACGTGGAGGTGGTGAAGCGGCTGATCAGCGTGGCGGAAGAAAAGAAAATGCTGATCCAGCATGAGTCCTCCTCCCGCTTCACCGGTACGGACACGGATGTCATTTTCAACCAGCAGCATGGCATCCCGAGCGCCCTCGTCTCCCTGCCGCTGCGGTACATGCACAGCGTGGTGGAGATGGCGGATCTGCGGGATGTGGAGCAGGTGATCGAGCTTCTGGTGGCCTTTGCCGAAAGTGTGACCGCCAAGGATGAGTTCAGCGTGAAGCTGTAG
- a CDS encoding phosphodiester glycosidase family protein — MNARLLPFFALLLLTQCAPQAPYSQGMAQQAAPPAAYSPPQIQAAPPPPSQPGTSPGPLASSWQRTSAVRSQNLAGGAVLHEFTTRSAAESAEVSVIVFDSQRCALRVLDQPSPQAGSGVLTPLMRGAGAIAGVNGGFFHPDFSTLGLMIADGRKAGQFAKTSLVSGSVVMIGQEPYLVWNHEFLGERGVTQMVQAGPRLVDAGQPLPTLNRSKNATRTFIATDGKRQWAIGTVRSTTLAGLGELLASPGVLPDIQVKRALNLDGGRSTALYARPAGGQEISRPGWSTVRNYLAVVPR, encoded by the coding sequence ATGAACGCCCGTCTGCTCCCTTTCTTCGCTCTCCTGTTACTGACACAGTGCGCCCCCCAGGCACCCTACAGCCAGGGGATGGCCCAGCAGGCTGCGCCTCCCGCCGCCTACTCACCACCACAGATCCAGGCTGCACCACCACCGCCATCTCAGCCAGGCACCAGCCCAGGCCCCTTGGCCTCTTCCTGGCAGCGGACCAGCGCGGTGCGCAGCCAAAATCTGGCGGGTGGAGCGGTTCTGCATGAATTCACCACGCGCAGTGCGGCGGAATCTGCAGAAGTCAGCGTCATTGTTTTCGACAGCCAGCGCTGTGCCCTGCGGGTGCTGGACCAGCCTTCCCCGCAAGCCGGAAGCGGAGTGCTGACGCCGCTCATGCGCGGTGCCGGGGCCATTGCGGGGGTGAATGGCGGCTTTTTCCACCCGGACTTTTCCACGCTAGGCCTAATGATTGCTGATGGGAGAAAAGCCGGTCAGTTTGCCAAAACGAGCCTGGTCTCCGGCTCGGTCGTCATGATCGGCCAGGAGCCGTATCTTGTGTGGAATCATGAATTTCTAGGTGAGAGGGGCGTCACGCAAATGGTTCAAGCCGGTCCCCGCCTGGTGGATGCCGGCCAGCCGCTCCCCACCCTGAACCGCAGCAAAAACGCCACCCGCACCTTCATCGCCACGGATGGAAAAAGGCAGTGGGCCATCGGCACGGTGCGTTCCACCACCCTGGCCGGTTTAGGCGAGCTGCTCGCCAGCCCGGGAGTGCTGCCAGACATCCAAGTGAAGCGTGCGCTCAACCTGGACGGCGGCCGCTCCACCGCCTTGTATGCCAGACCGGCAGGCGGCCAGGAAATCAGCCGACCCGGCTGGAGCACGGTGCGTAATTACCTGGCCGTGGTGCCGAGGTGA
- the rdgB gene encoding RdgB/HAM1 family non-canonical purine NTP pyrophosphatase, whose protein sequence is MRQLLLATSNAHKTQEIAAILGSGWKVEDLRSHPGLTLPEETGTTFEENAIIKAQGASAALPDMLVLADDSGLEVDVLQRQPGVLSARYAGENATDADNRRLLKDRLRRVSTNPGQVFPARFRCSLALVLDGEVLHVATGSVEGHVGMIEHGRGGFGYDSMFTPKEHRLTFAELPPETKNQFSHRARALEALQNWLQKNPEALMAKA, encoded by the coding sequence ATGAGACAGCTTCTTCTTGCCACTTCCAACGCCCACAAAACTCAGGAAATTGCCGCCATTCTTGGCAGTGGCTGGAAAGTCGAAGATCTGCGTTCTCACCCCGGCCTGACCTTGCCGGAGGAAACAGGAACCACTTTTGAAGAAAATGCCATCATCAAGGCTCAAGGAGCCAGTGCGGCTTTGCCGGACATGCTGGTACTGGCAGATGACTCTGGCCTGGAAGTGGACGTCCTACAACGGCAGCCGGGGGTGCTCTCCGCCCGCTATGCCGGTGAAAATGCGACCGATGCGGACAACCGGCGCCTGCTGAAGGACCGGCTGCGCCGGGTGAGCACGAATCCCGGCCAGGTGTTTCCGGCCCGGTTCCGCTGCAGTCTGGCCCTGGTTCTGGATGGTGAGGTACTTCACGTGGCCACCGGCAGCGTGGAAGGGCATGTGGGGATGATTGAGCATGGCCGGGGCGGATTTGGCTATGATTCCATGTTTACCCCGAAAGAACACCGGCTGACCTTTGCCGAACTGCCCCCGGAGACGAAAAACCAGTTCAGTCATCGCGCCCGCGCCCTGGAAGCGCTGCAAAACTGGCTGCAAAAAAATCCAGAAGCGCTAATGGCCAAGGCGTAA
- a CDS encoding bifunctional UDP-3-O-[3-hydroxymyristoyl] N-acetylglucosamine deacetylase/3-hydroxyacyl-ACP dehydratase translates to MPASDRQHTLAKPASITGTSLHTGEQVTLTLQPAPENFGFKFRRMDLEDKPFIPALVEKVQKVERATTIAEGGVNVHTVEHVISALAGMGVDNAIIEMDANEPPIVDGSAQPFVELIKKAGLQEQSEPRKIFEIREPIYQETRDGTIITIVPDKKFRISCTNVGPEGRFTQYISLEINPETYEKEIAPARTFVYYEDIAPLMEKGLIKGGTLEAAVVVRGETLLSKQPLRFTNEFVRHKILDIIGDLMLSGKRITGHVIAVRPGHGPNTEMARAIVSQYNAMRAMVPPTVNIPSGEAVLDINEVMNILPHRYPFLLVDRIIGFEGETKCRGIKNVTINEQFFQGHFPGHPIMPGVLQLEAMAQVASIVLLRMPSHQGKIGYFLSANNVKWRKPVVPGDTLIIETEITKAKRTIAQAVGRCLVNGQVVSEAELMFNVVDR, encoded by the coding sequence ATGCCTGCCTCAGACCGTCAACACACGCTGGCCAAGCCGGCCTCCATCACCGGTACCTCACTCCACACGGGTGAGCAAGTCACCCTGACCCTCCAGCCTGCGCCGGAGAACTTCGGGTTCAAGTTCCGCCGCATGGACCTGGAGGACAAGCCCTTCATCCCGGCGCTTGTCGAAAAAGTGCAAAAGGTGGAGCGTGCCACCACCATTGCTGAAGGTGGCGTCAATGTGCACACCGTGGAGCATGTCATCAGCGCCCTGGCTGGCATGGGCGTGGACAATGCCATCATCGAGATGGATGCCAATGAGCCTCCCATTGTGGACGGCAGCGCCCAGCCCTTTGTGGAGTTGATCAAAAAAGCCGGTCTGCAGGAGCAGTCGGAGCCGCGCAAGATCTTTGAGATCCGTGAGCCTATTTACCAGGAGACCCGGGACGGTACCATCATTACCATCGTGCCGGATAAAAAGTTCCGCATCAGCTGCACCAATGTCGGGCCGGAAGGGCGCTTCACGCAGTATATTTCTCTGGAAATCAACCCCGAGACCTATGAGAAGGAAATCGCCCCGGCGCGTACCTTTGTTTATTATGAGGACATTGCCCCGCTCATGGAAAAAGGGCTGATCAAAGGCGGTACCCTCGAGGCCGCCGTAGTGGTGCGAGGGGAGACGCTGCTTTCCAAGCAGCCGCTGCGGTTCACGAACGAGTTCGTCCGCCACAAGATCCTCGACATCATCGGGGATTTGATGCTTTCTGGCAAGCGCATCACTGGCCACGTCATCGCCGTGCGTCCCGGCCACGGACCGAACACCGAAATGGCACGGGCTATCGTTTCCCAGTACAACGCCATGCGTGCCATGGTGCCGCCAACGGTTAACATCCCCAGCGGCGAGGCTGTGCTGGACATCAATGAGGTGATGAACATCCTCCCTCACCGGTATCCGTTCCTCCTGGTGGACCGCATCATCGGTTTCGAAGGGGAGACCAAGTGCCGTGGGATCAAGAACGTCACCATCAACGAGCAGTTTTTCCAGGGCCACTTCCCCGGTCATCCCATCATGCCTGGCGTGCTGCAGCTTGAGGCCATGGCCCAGGTGGCCAGCATCGTACTGCTGAGAATGCCCAGCCATCAGGGGAAAATCGGCTATTTCCTCAGCGCCAACAACGTCAAGTGGCGCAAGCCCGTTGTGCCGGGAGACACCCTCATCATCGAAACCGAGATCACCAAGGCCAAGCGCACCATCGCCCAGGCCGTGGGCCGCTGCCTGGTCAACGGGCAGGTCGTCTCTGAAGCGGAACTGATGTTCAACGTGGTGGACCGCTAG
- the lpxA gene encoding acyl-ACP--UDP-N-acetylglucosamine O-acyltransferase yields the protein MPIHPTAIIDPSARLGADVTVGPYCIIGADVEIGDGCWLQHHVTVMGPTKMGNNNRFFAYGSIGQQTQDLKYAAEPTYLEIGDNNTFREFCSVHRATSAGDKTIIGSHNHFLSYVHIAHDCIVGDHVIFSNNGTLAGHVVVEDHVILGGLSAVHQFCRIGTRSIIGGCAKVVQDVPPYSTADGNPARARGLNIVGLQRAGFSRDQMRSIRAAFRKVYRCGLNNAQAVADLRGQELTPEAARFTAFVADSKRGIIPGSKAGVDDGDDD from the coding sequence ATGCCCATTCATCCCACCGCCATCATTGATCCGTCCGCCAGGCTTGGCGCTGACGTGACCGTCGGTCCGTACTGCATCATCGGTGCCGACGTGGAAATCGGCGACGGCTGCTGGCTGCAGCATCATGTGACGGTGATGGGGCCCACCAAGATGGGGAATAACAACCGCTTCTTTGCATACGGCTCCATTGGCCAGCAGACGCAGGACCTGAAGTATGCCGCCGAGCCGACTTATCTGGAAATCGGGGATAACAATACCTTCCGTGAGTTTTGCTCCGTGCACCGGGCCACCTCCGCCGGGGACAAAACCATCATCGGCAGCCACAACCATTTTCTGTCCTACGTCCACATCGCCCATGACTGCATCGTTGGGGACCATGTGATTTTTTCCAATAATGGAACACTGGCCGGCCACGTGGTGGTGGAGGATCATGTCATCCTCGGCGGCCTCAGTGCGGTGCACCAGTTCTGCCGCATCGGCACCCGCAGCATCATCGGCGGCTGCGCCAAAGTCGTCCAGGATGTCCCCCCCTACAGCACGGCGGACGGCAATCCTGCACGGGCTCGCGGACTGAACATCGTCGGTCTGCAGCGGGCGGGTTTCAGCCGGGATCAGATGCGCTCCATCCGGGCTGCCTTCCGCAAGGTTTACCGCTGCGGCCTGAACAACGCCCAGGCCGTAGCCGACCTGCGCGGCCAGGAGCTGACTCCTGAGGCCGCACGCTTCACCGCCTTTGTGGCGGATTCCAAGCGCGGCATCATCCCCGGTAGCAAAGCCGGGGTGGATGATGGCGATGACGATTGA
- a CDS encoding response regulator transcription factor has product MKRVLIVDDHQLMRDAYKHSMMTLGSFEFGEAGTYQEAHDMMNAHVWDVVILDVTIPGRNGLDFLAEIKAQAKAPPVLVCSGHEESVYGVRAFKAGAAGYVCKTAGTGEFLKAVKEILVGQNYISPNLAQNLAAFVRSDFQEQPHTTLSEREFQVLRKLINGDPIKEIAAQLSLSSKTVSTYRVRLMEKLRVKSLPELVQYCIQHGLMDKAG; this is encoded by the coding sequence ATGAAGAGAGTTCTCATAGTGGATGACCACCAGCTGATGCGGGATGCCTACAAGCATTCCATGATGACATTAGGCAGTTTCGAATTCGGTGAAGCTGGCACCTATCAGGAAGCGCATGACATGATGAATGCCCATGTTTGGGATGTCGTGATCCTGGATGTGACCATTCCCGGCCGCAACGGGCTGGACTTTCTTGCCGAAATCAAGGCCCAGGCCAAAGCTCCTCCGGTACTGGTCTGCAGCGGCCACGAAGAATCCGTGTATGGCGTCCGCGCCTTCAAAGCTGGCGCTGCAGGTTACGTCTGCAAGACTGCCGGCACGGGGGAGTTTCTCAAGGCGGTGAAAGAGATCCTGGTCGGCCAGAATTACATCAGCCCCAATCTGGCCCAAAATCTGGCGGCCTTTGTCAGGTCCGATTTTCAGGAACAGCCTCACACGACGCTTTCCGAGCGTGAATTCCAGGTGCTCCGCAAGCTCATCAATGGTGACCCGATCAAGGAAATCGCGGCTCAGCTCAGCCTAAGCAGCAAAACCGTCAGCACCTACCGGGTGCGCCTGATGGAAAAACTTCGGGTCAAGTCTCTGCCTGAATTGGTGCAATATTGCATCCAGCATGGGCTGATGGACAAAGCCGGCTGA
- a CDS encoding ABC transporter permease has protein sequence MSLLARHPILRLVASPQHLWRTVSLGMKSIWLNKLRSFLTALGVIFGVASVVAMLAIGEGASHEAQEQIRRLGSQNIILESVKPPDGQGSSAEARSMVLEYGLTTRDMQQIRQTVPGVSVVVPSRILSENIWYLDRSVDGQILGVLPVYPEMRNRRVIQGRFFSDLEMNEKLPVCVLNQSAAAKLFPLSTPTGKSVRVKGYYYKILGIMEDEGQRVGGEGGSSNAATSQMMIPFSTLMDQYGETFFRMRSGGFEAEKVEFHEAIIRVDDVNMVESRANAIRHLMAKNHKKEDWRIIVPVELLRQAERTKQIFSIVLGSIAAISLLVGGIGIMNIMLASVTERTREIGIRRAMGARQADIVVQFLIETVLLSGAGGVMGVIVGVSIPIAVEHFAGVTTVVKVWSPALAFLISVFTGIAFGIYPARRAAQMNPVEALRHE, from the coding sequence ATGTCCCTGCTTGCCCGTCATCCCATTCTCCGCCTTGTCGCCTCGCCCCAGCATCTGTGGCGCACTGTTTCTCTGGGAATGAAAAGCATCTGGCTGAACAAGCTGCGCTCTTTTCTCACAGCTCTGGGTGTCATCTTTGGGGTGGCCTCGGTGGTGGCCATGCTGGCCATCGGTGAAGGAGCCAGCCATGAGGCACAGGAGCAGATCCGCCGGCTGGGCAGCCAGAACATCATTCTGGAGAGCGTGAAGCCGCCAGATGGCCAGGGCTCCTCGGCCGAGGCGCGCAGCATGGTCCTGGAATATGGCCTGACCACGCGGGACATGCAGCAGATCCGCCAGACCGTCCCCGGCGTCAGTGTCGTGGTGCCCAGCCGCATACTCAGTGAAAACATCTGGTATCTGGACCGCAGTGTGGACGGGCAGATCCTGGGCGTGCTGCCGGTTTATCCGGAGATGCGCAACCGCCGTGTCATTCAAGGACGCTTTTTTTCAGACTTGGAAATGAACGAGAAGCTGCCGGTCTGTGTGCTGAACCAGAGCGCGGCGGCCAAACTCTTCCCCCTCTCAACTCCCACCGGCAAATCCGTGCGCGTGAAGGGCTATTATTACAAGATCCTTGGTATCATGGAGGATGAAGGCCAGCGGGTGGGAGGGGAAGGCGGCTCCAGCAATGCAGCCACATCCCAAATGATGATCCCTTTTTCGACATTGATGGACCAGTATGGGGAGACCTTTTTCAGAATGCGCAGCGGCGGTTTTGAGGCTGAAAAGGTGGAGTTTCATGAAGCCATCATCCGTGTTGATGATGTCAACATGGTGGAGAGCCGGGCCAACGCCATCCGCCACCTGATGGCCAAGAATCATAAAAAGGAAGACTGGCGCATCATTGTCCCCGTGGAACTGCTGCGCCAGGCGGAGCGGACCAAGCAAATTTTCAGCATCGTTTTGGGCAGCATCGCCGCCATCTCCCTGCTCGTCGGGGGCATCGGCATCATGAACATCATGCTGGCCAGCGTTACTGAGCGCACGCGCGAGATCGGCATCCGCCGGGCCATGGGAGCGCGACAGGCGGACATCGTGGTGCAGTTTCTCATTGAGACGGTGCTGCTTTCGGGTGCTGGCGGTGTCATGGGCGTCATCGTCGGCGTTTCCATCCCGATAGCCGTGGAGCACTTTGCAGGGGTCACCACGGTGGTCAAAGTCTGGTCCCCTGCCCTGGCCTTCCTCATCTCCGTGTTTACAGGCATTGCGTTTGGCATATATCCGGCACGGCGGGCCGCCCAAATGAATCCTGTTGAGGCGTTGCGGCACGAATAA
- a CDS encoding retroviral-like aspartic protease family protein, which yields MRFTPLFLLLLLLAGCSQLADHGPVSARTQARMEALVLTKEEFLKRVQSPRMKPAGPVTVAFQLKAGVPVIDVTINGGKKLPMMVDTGASRTMIHATTAVAKQVSLLSAVDATVEMQGVIGSEKGRIGLLDSLEVGGWTLGGYPCLVRTFQNHTADTGFPDCLMGFDVALEHCSYLTFDYRNKKITFGFGGSFSSPVGKRAAFAPFKVKHGVPFITLEAGGKSWEAIVDTGSFNGVEISEEVAKKLGVQNQGVEVKGLYLMAVGGTVSSGQVKMRTVRLPELKFFGDRYRDVDIDIAPGPPRVGSHFLKDYRVTFDIRRKRLWLEW from the coding sequence ATGCGTTTCACCCCCCTTTTTTTACTGCTTCTTTTGTTAGCGGGCTGTTCGCAACTGGCGGATCATGGGCCTGTTTCCGCCCGGACTCAGGCGCGAATGGAGGCCCTGGTGCTGACCAAGGAGGAGTTTTTAAAACGGGTCCAAAGCCCGAGGATGAAGCCTGCCGGGCCGGTGACGGTCGCTTTCCAACTGAAGGCAGGAGTTCCGGTGATTGATGTGACAATCAACGGTGGCAAAAAGCTGCCCATGATGGTGGATACCGGAGCCTCCCGCACCATGATCCATGCAACGACGGCGGTGGCGAAACAGGTCAGCCTTTTGAGCGCTGTGGATGCCACGGTGGAGATGCAGGGCGTCATCGGGAGTGAAAAAGGCCGCATCGGCCTCCTGGATTCCCTGGAGGTGGGCGGCTGGACGTTGGGAGGCTATCCCTGCCTGGTGCGGACTTTTCAAAACCATACTGCCGACACCGGTTTTCCAGACTGCCTGATGGGTTTTGATGTCGCGCTGGAGCACTGCTCCTACCTGACCTTTGATTACAGGAACAAGAAAATCACTTTTGGCTTCGGCGGCTCCTTCAGCAGTCCAGTCGGCAAACGGGCGGCCTTTGCTCCCTTCAAGGTGAAGCATGGCGTACCCTTCATCACGCTGGAAGCCGGGGGCAAAAGCTGGGAGGCCATTGTGGACACAGGCTCATTCAATGGCGTGGAAATCAGCGAAGAGGTGGCCAAAAAACTCGGAGTTCAAAACCAGGGGGTGGAGGTCAAAGGCCTGTATTTGATGGCGGTGGGAGGCACCGTTTCATCGGGCCAGGTTAAAATGAGAACCGTCCGTCTCCCTGAATTGAAATTCTTTGGCGACCGTTATCGGGACGTGGATATTGACATCGCCCCAGGGCCGCCGCGCGTGGGCAGCCACTTTCTGAAGGACTACCGCGTCACCTTTGACATTCGCCGCAAACGCCTCTGGCTGGAGTGGTGA
- a CDS encoding cytochrome c3 family protein, translating into MSVGVAYYFTPKYTRVGYEPTQPVPFSHKIHAGQLGLDCRYCHSFVENSSHANVPTNQTCFNCHGPGKGNIKSASPKLEMVVKAQETKQPIPWVKVHKAPDYVYFNHSAHLNRGISCQSCHGQVNEMEVVKHAEPQSMGWCLDCHRNPEDKLRPLDQVTNLNYKPEDLDRSAFYQSLLAKGVKADEIAETIEEGKKATTVEDLVALASESYGKQVTQLEVGTQLKKHWQVQPPENCTACHR; encoded by the coding sequence GTGAGTGTTGGCGTCGCGTACTACTTCACTCCCAAATACACACGGGTGGGATATGAGCCGACACAGCCTGTGCCGTTCTCACACAAGATTCACGCCGGCCAGCTCGGCTTGGACTGCCGTTATTGCCATTCGTTTGTGGAGAATTCCAGCCACGCTAACGTGCCCACCAACCAGACCTGCTTTAACTGCCATGGTCCCGGCAAGGGCAACATCAAGTCTGCCAGCCCCAAGCTGGAGATGGTGGTCAAAGCCCAGGAAACCAAGCAGCCCATCCCGTGGGTGAAGGTGCACAAGGCGCCTGACTATGTTTATTTCAATCACAGCGCCCACTTGAACCGCGGTATTTCCTGCCAGTCCTGCCACGGGCAGGTGAATGAGATGGAGGTGGTGAAGCACGCCGAGCCACAGTCCATGGGCTGGTGTCTGGACTGCCATCGCAATCCTGAGGACAAGCTCCGTCCTCTGGATCAGGTGACGAATTTGAACTACAAGCCTGAAGACCTGGACCGCTCCGCCTTCTACCAGAGTCTGCTCGCCAAGGGTGTGAAGGCCGATGAGATCGCTGAAACCATTGAGGAAGGCAAAAAAGCCACCACCGTGGAAGATCTTGTCGCCCTGGCCTCTGAATCTTACGGCAAGCAAGTGACCCAGCTCGAAGTGGGCACCCAGCTCAAGAAGCACTGGCAGGTGCAACCACCTGAAAACTGCACCGCCTGCCACCGCTAA